The DNA window GCACACGGTCATGTCGCGCACCGACAGCGCCTTGACCTTGGCGACGGCCTTGATGTTCTCGGCGATCGGCGCGGTGATGTCGAGCACATTGGCGGCCTCGGGCCCGACGGCGATCTTGTTCATGTAGAACACCGCCGACGGGTCGAACATCGCGCCGCGGTCGGCCACCGCCAGCACGGAGATGGCGTTGGGCATGCCCTTGCTCATCAGCGTGGTGCCGTCGATCGGGTCGACGGCGAAGTCGCACTCCGCGCCGTCGCCGTTACCGACCTCCTCGCCGTTGTAGAGCATCGGCGCATGGTCTTTTTCGCCCTCGCCGATGACGACGACTCCGCGCATGGACACCGTGTTGACCAGCTCGCGCATCGCGTCGACGGCTGCCCCGTCGCCGCCCTCTTTGTCGCCGCGGCCGACCCAGCGACCTGCGGCCATGGCACCGGCCTCGGTGACGCGGACCAGTTCCAAAGCCAGGTTGCGGTCGGGCGCCTCACCGCGCGGTCGCCCCTGCGCTGGGGCCCGCCCGGTGGCGGCGGACGAGCGTTCGCCCTCAACTGTCATGGTTGGTGATTGTCCCAGAAGCGGATCGGTCCGCTGGAACTGGGATACTCGGGGGATGACGGAAGAGCCGCCGCTGAATGCCCAGCTTGATGGGAACGTGGCCGGCACGCCGTCTGCGCAGGCCGGACCGGCGGCCCGCCCGGTTCCGAAGCCGGCCA is part of the Mycobacterium mantenii genome and encodes:
- the glpX gene encoding class II fructose-bisphosphatase; amino-acid sequence: MTVEGERSSAATGRAPAQGRPRGEAPDRNLALELVRVTEAGAMAAGRWVGRGDKEGGDGAAVDAMRELVNTVSMRGVVVIGEGEKDHAPMLYNGEEVGNGDGAECDFAVDPIDGTTLMSKGMPNAISVLAVADRGAMFDPSAVFYMNKIAVGPEAANVLDITAPIAENIKAVAKVKALSVRDMTVCILDRPRHAQLIDDVRATGARIRLITDGDVAGAISACRPHSGTDMLAGIGGTPEGIIAAAAIRCMGGAIQAQLAPTDDAERQKAIDAGHDVDRVLTTEDLVSGENVFFCATGVTNGDLLKGVQYYPGGCTTQSIVMRSKSGTVRMIEAYHRLSKLNEYSAIDFTGDTSAAYPLP